Genomic segment of Ciona intestinalis unplaced genomic scaffold, KH HT001059.1, whole genome shotgun sequence:
acaaattagtgatgtatatattatttaattagaaAACTGGAGTAACTTACTGTCCTATAAACAGGATTATATTTGTCATTAAACTACATATATACTCAGTGTTAAAAGAAACATTGGAGATGAAACAGCATTATTATGGGTGCAACTTATAAACTGGAATGAATTCTATTATTCAATTAACacaatatgtttattgttaaaagcaGTGGTTTAATCAGAAAATGATTGCCTAATATATCTCACAAACCCTCACCTGATCATCAACCTCCATTCCCTCGTCCTCATCTGTGACGTATCCAACCTCTTCATCGCACTCTAGTGGTAACTTCTTACCTCGGATGAGGATCTTACGTTGGAGAGATTCGGGGGATGGGAGTTCAGAAGATCCCTTCGCGAGGTTCtgggaaaacatttaagttatTTGTGGGTGAGATGGTAAGTAGGTCatgggacctaagatttaggccagagttggctaaTTATCCCAATTTCCAGTGTGTGTGCCActacctattagtgaccactgggttggagcaatgtctgttaagaGTCTTTCCCAGGGACACAACAGTGGGGGCAGTggcgagctttgaacccattacccctggGTTTAAGACCACTTCCACAACAGACAAATGTTACATCAGTTTAGATTTCACTTGCTGGTGATTAACAAGAAGTTTGATTAAAAACTTCCCAGTAAGTTTACCtctgtatatattttgtctgcaaaaatttgtttaaggTCGTTTGCCATGACGAGTTGTTGCAATTCACTGCAATGATTTTCAATACACAATATAACAGGGTAGGGGGAGTTACGGAATGCACTTTCATTGATTGCTTCGATAACTTGACGGAAGGAAATTCTGTAAGTGAGATGTTggttaaagaatatttatgtttagttaAGTTACAAAACTaccatatatgttttaaatattatctttcAGCTATCTTTGCAAGCTGTGAATACAAagcatttttacaaatatcaTGCCtttgtgtaaattattttaattattgaatACTACTGTACAAGTATATTCTCAACAAATTCGACCAATTACTGTATAGGCTTTCATTAAAATTATGTATTGTAGCATGTTTGCAAGAAACAAGATGTAAATTGTTACAAACCAGATTGAACACTTGTGTCACTAGAGAGCCATGTGTGACAGTCAATGAAAAAAACGAAGGGTTATTTGGAACAAATGCACTTATGTGTTGATATATATAATGCTTACTTGTTAGTAGGTGTATGTCCATGTGTAATAACTGGTTCACCATTATCACCGTCCCAACAATCTAATTCAACACATCTGCAACATCTGGTGTGGGGATGTATTACAATAAGCCAATGTATATggtttaacataaaaacaaatcctTTAGgtgaaaaaaatggaaaagagAGCGAGTTAAAAAGCGAGGCTGCTGCATCCAACATTTTATGAATTTAACActaagttgttaaaatttaattgaaacaaattacAGCAAGAGGAAAATTGtgggtaaacaaacaatttctgCAATAATATGagtaagatatattttaacttaaaattgataaaaatgcatcaatttttaattgatttaagAACACATTTAGTATGagataaaacattaatattgGATGTTAATATTACCTGAGTAATGCTCGAACATAAGCACTAACACTACTCGGCCCATTAACTTGGTCCTCCATTACATATGTGTTGTGTGatgatgcaataaaataatggGATAATGGAAAGTTCATATCCTGGCACACCTGTGTGGGATCATGTGTTGTAAGTGCGAGTAATCatgtaacaaataataaacatttgaccgataatatttaaatacattttacacaACCTGCAGGTTTTGTTACATTTGCCTGTGAATCACATTAATATTTCATCAACATATTGATTAAGTAACGatctttataaaaacataaattgacAACATGAGATAggcaattataaaatattgtgaaatATTCAAactgaaattttaatttcatactAACATTTTCAATCTGATAAAGACAAcctatattttttacttattcCTGAATTATTGCAatcaattaaattttgtttattctgcTAGATTGAactgttgtaaaaaaattaaaccgaAACAAACcaggaaaaaaagaaaatgttttgcaatattttatattttaaacagccAATTAACGGCAACTtcttcaactcagtggtccATTAGGAGTTCTTTAAAtggtcagccatacaaaaaaacgatcacccacaaagttacatacatgggtTAATGCCAAATTTGATATTATAATTGGATAAAATTAGTTCACGTAGACACGTAGtgttaaagaataaaaaagtatcaCCTTGTTATGGGCGGGGTTAAACACACAACATCTGTCGGACATGAGGAACCTTGTGAAACCATCGATACCCATGGCTGACATTTTCTTCATAGTAAGTGAAGGTTCAAACTCATGGATGAGAGATTTGCAATATTCGCTGTCAATGTTGGTCATTCCTGGTGAGATAGAACAAGTTTAATTCACAAATAATAATCTTTCGTTTGTGTATTTTtgaagttaccaagtataaaTCTAACTCGCAGAACCATAAAAAACCTaaagaaaacttaaaattagATGAACAATTAAAGTTGAAACAACAATgttgagatttagaccagagttgaccaTAAGGCACTCATGTAGAAATTCCAACCGTTATCCGAGAAGTGTGATTCTCgttaatagaaataataaaacgtataatatataagttactaCCTTGTTCTGACTCGAGGAACAAATGCAGATCATCCAAAGTTAATCTGTCGTCACCACTTGAATAACGAGCCAATAGAAAGTAAATCTCAGGTCTGGTAGCAACATCCTGTTAATAGGTTTCAATGAAAAGTTGAACCCATACTGGTGGTTGCTTGGTCATGAATGTTACAGAAAGAACTTTTAACCGAAACAACCTTGGAATTTCAGCATACAGTGATTCTAATATCAAGTTAGATAAACGACCAAgtctaaaaatattgaatttaaaaaaaaataatatttttaatattatttactaatatatagtaccgtggggaaagatgggacacctagaTATTTCCACAAtatgtgaataaaatatagattttCTGTTTAGTCTTAATATGTTTCCACATCAccttaaatatttcaataaattcATCTCGacttaaaacagattttaaagtTCCTTTCAATTGAAGATGTTCTTGTAGTTTTTGTTTCACCTGCAGCTCACGAACTCCATCACTTAAACTCTGTCAAgaaaataattcatttttaataataaacaaacaaacataaaaacttttctttctaaatttaattttcttttaatatttcagtGAATTATatctgaaataaatataatgtagatattataacaaattatTCCTAATCTTGCTAAGTTGTTATACACAGATAAATTTGATATTAATTAATGGAATGTGTTCCAAATCAACCGTGCAATTATAAAAATcctacaaatatttaaaaacccTGTTTACATACATGTcaactcgtaagcaggtacgaggtgtataaaacggaacacccgtgtaagctgtgtgataacgactgtgcTGCCCTGCCAtctgaggataaataagttataacatgtacGTTGATATTTACAGTTATAAGTTTGAATGATTCTTGTTCATCGAGATATCCATCTTTATTAATATCGGCGTCATCGAACGTTGAACCCAACCATGAGTCACGATGATCCGTTCGCATTCGAAGTCCATCCATGTCCTGTCCGTTCATCAAACATCGCAAACCTTGTGAAAAAATAGGTTCAACACTCTGGGTATATACGTtgttgccaggtgtattataagtggAAAACAAATGTTCTGGCATTGTTTAACTGTTAtcttaaaaaatcaacaattcATCTCCCTTATTGCAAGCATTTCTACTGGGTAGTTACGATACCCTCCTTaccttgcatacccatgttaaaggggcataccaacgaaaaatgaaaatttgtgcATGGATAAAGGTGCTTAAACGTAACCCAAaagtaccatcaaagtttgccaaaatGCTACTGCTTCTTAAAAAATTGAGTAAGAAAACccattaaagtaaaaaaaaattcggctgtttttcaattcaaaaaattgtaaaacataaactttattctgttttaatttttcgattgaacctAGGTACATACaagattatgctgactcagtATATTTTCAAACCTAATATTAAACTcgaaaaactattttttttcataaaaaatggtACAGTAAGTACTAGTCAGacataataaacaattcagtataaaaagtgctaaaaattaactaataagaaaagtgctgagtcagcatattatgtagctatgctcactttgaaaattaaaactcaataataaagtctatgttttacaattgttttgaTACAtttttgaagaagaagcatttattataccgtatcaaaaataaaatttaaattttctttagaaTTTTGGAAAATAGAAAGATCAAAGTTgagggatttttttttctaatgggAAATCCTATGTATTGTGCCAcgtctatttttttttacttcagcGGTCGAACTTGCGGTTTTGAAACTCGTTTTTTCCAAaggctgttttgtattttaaaactttgattgtagctttagatcacatttcagcatatttataatacacaagttttgatttttttattagtatgTCCCTTCGAGATTCACAATAAGATTCTCACCAGTAATCCAAACGTTTGCATCATCTGGTGAGTTAGCGATAAGATCAAGTGTTTTAACATCAGCGTACAGGATGGAGAATGAACATTCATCAGGAAAGTGAGCTGAGATATCGGAGCTAAGGAAAAGTTCCGTTGTTTTTCCAGGTCGAACTTCACGAATCGATGAAACATCAATGCGAGCTTTGCCGGAATCTTTCTTCGATGGCTCCCAACGTAAACAACTggatatatgttaaaaatcaCTTTGATAGATCAACATGATGTACTTTGTATCAGTggcaaacaaatttaaatttgttatggggaatatttatttttcttccaaACACTAACCGACCCCTTAGGTCGGCTGCTGTTTGTTTACAGCTTACACttaaaaatttaccaaaaaatttttaaactatttgaaTACTCGCCAAATGCACAGGAAAATAGGTTTGTAgcaacttttatattaaacttccTATAAAACAACCTGgacttttaaacatatttacattcgTAATTTTATTCACTGATTTAAAGCCACTAACAATTTACTTATGGTTGCGTCACGACAACAAACAACTCACTTTGAAACATCATCGAGCCAATATAATCGGTTGTACACTCGTGAGTTAGACCTCATTTTAACGAACTGATGACCAACTTGCATCAGGTTAACACAATCCGATGCATTCTTCACACAAGACTCACTCGGTAAACGACTGAATGAAACGGTTTTCTTGTGCATGGATGGCTTCACAGCTGGGTCCTGTTGGggaaaaaattgtaaatgttttaaacaaattaactttatatattaattaaatattaagtgAAATAGTAGTAGATATgcattatttgtttgtaagcataatatatttctttatttcatggtagtttaacaaaaaaaattctaaagaatttcagtaaaaaacacaattttgttGAAATCCTGACTTGCAGCACCTGAGTGACAGAATCATCGGAAATATGACTTTCAATACGTGTCTTTAATATCGATGTTAGGGTTAATGGATTGCCCTTGGATTTTGTTCCAACACGAGCCAGTGCCCGTGACAATGATTCCCATCCTTCAATACTTGAGCTACTTGATGAGCGACTTATGCTCGATTTTAAACGCTGGAAGAATTTACGGGAAGATTTGGGCGTGGGTTTCGGGGTGCTGGTGTTGCTGTCGCTAGCTGAGAGCTTTTGCGACAACTTTCGAGTGTTGGTCATTGCATCATCATCAATCGAATGTGTGGATGCAAACAATTTCGACACACTGGTGTTGTCTGCGATGAGGTCTAATGGTAAGTTAGTTGGTGATTTGTTTGCCCCAATATCTACACGGGATGTTTCATTGAAGTAAGCATGTAATGGTTTATTAGGGGGAGGTGTGCCCACTATGTTGGTGACGACAGATTCGCAGCTTGATGTTGATTCACTATCGCCGCCACCAACGGTATCATTATCGAATGAAAACTGAGCTGGAGGAACTTTAGGTGTTTGTGGCCTTCCAGCTACTGATGTATGATCTGTCATACCCCGACTAATCCTTCTGGTTTGCATCAACATCTCATAACCTTCATCATGAACCAACGCAGCGGCAACATCGGGAATCTCAAGAATTTGATCGAGGCGGGACGACCGTTTAACCATCGGTGAGTTAATCGCTGCTCCCGCATCCAGGGTCTTCGTTACCTTCTTACGTAAAGTCACCAATGGTGATGACTCACATGATGAAGTATCATCTTCACCAACACACAGCTCATCTGTTGttgtattgtgtttgtttatcaGTTGTAGATTAGGTGGTTTGTTCTTACGATTCTTGAGGCATTGAATATCCATTCCAGGTGCACAGCAtggaatattatttgtttcatCATGTTTTACTACCAGTTGAAATTGAATGTCACTCGTTGTTGGTTCATTATTATTGTCAGCACTATGTGCTTCCATTGCGGGGTAATCAATGAAAAAACCCGCAACAAAGCCTTGTTTTACTTACAAACCTCACAACTTATATTCAGcatattttccaattaaaaCTAAAGGAAATTTCCAGACCTGTGGATACACAGTTTATATAGTCTGAACTTGTGCACCATACATAGACACATGGCGTTATTATATAGATTTACTTGAAAGAGTTCGTGAATTATTAATGTGTTGATCTAAAAACAGCTCAGCCACTGTTGAAAAATAAGAGTAAGGCAATCACATTTTAACTTGAATTAACTCTTTTACTTAACACAagaacttgtttaaaattataaactgaAATACTTTGTACACTAATTATGGTACAGTAAAATTACTTAGAAAACATTAATATTGAAATGGTTTTAAGATGTACTTGAAAGTGTTAAGTAAGATCCCTGCAACATATAGTATATGTGAACATACCATACACAACAATATACAGCAAACTaggtaaatatgaataatCCAAAACAGACTAAATATTACTGGTAATCCACGAGAATAAAGTCaaaacgattgcttcgtttacTAAGTGTTGAATGTATGCTATGGCATGCGTATTCCttatttcctacgccggcgcagagcgtaaaaatgtgacgctcatacacgataTTTCGATCTCGTAGttcagtggttcccaaactgaAGTACGCGAAGGTTTCTAGGTGGTACGCGAGCACCTTATTAAGTTCTAAACCAAACGATCGCAAATGGTCTTTTGGTGATTGTCataagcattattttaattcacatAAATTACGCTGAGCGTGACATGTCATGCTATATTCTATATTACAGTGATTCCAACTTTTTAAATCGAGGCGTTGCTTTACGCACGTACAAAGTAGTTTTGTACCTAACTAAACTtgaaaaggtaaatatttaacctgtttttaagcacctgcaggctaaatattCAGTGGGAcaaccgctattatgacgcaaataatgaacgtgtgaattgctattatgtcgtaattattTGCCAGGTCAAAACAATCGCTaatatgatgcaatgaatccacgtgtgaatccctactatttcgtaataaatatgctgcttgTCGAAGGAAAACCACGtatatatacagcagtgctatttctggaacatatttaggttgtttattaccttGTTTTATTGGCAAGGTATATTTATTCCttcccattgttacgtcatgaaACGTAATATTTAATAGTTATTTTGCAATAAGAAATACGTGcgtaaaatatatgaaataccCACGCAAATCGTTTACGTACCccttatatttatctttttagtTATTATTGCTTTCCCTTAAATATAATCAAGTAGGCGCCTATGGTTACCgacataaacattaaaaacaaaaaccgtTATACTAcattatacaccagacatagtTATAATATTAccttaatacataatataaataaaacattacaaaatacaTGAGCGTCTAGATCTAGAAACTATAACTGACAAACTTAACACTGCCTTAACAAAGCACTTTTCTCCTCCAGCCAGTGTCTGCCACGGAAGTTATCTTGCTATTTCCAATGGTGGGCCAAATGCAACTACATATGTGACGTGTAACAACGAAAGGGAGAAAGAGGAATGAACTCGGTCAAACTGCTCGAgtattaatatgtttattggAATGTAGCATCGCGTTGCTACTACGAGCATGGAATATAAATTAAGTAACACTGACTTAGACTTAACAATAAGTTTGATACGGAAACTTACGACTGTGTGTCGAACAGTTTCGTTTTCATACAAGACAAACAACAAACTCgagaaataaaagttaatgtgAAAAGTTAACTCTACTCGTTGGTGTTATGCAGGCGTGTTAGAACCAAAGTGCCGACAGCTTTCGATAAACAAGTAAATAAACACGACATTCATGATATAAGGTGCATGCTGTGAGAGTGAagagaaattaaataaagttttctaattttagataaagtttaatattcaTGGATTCTTACGCAAACTTATAAACAACTAACGCATCGGCGTGTGAAAGTTTTCGAACCAACTAAACTCCCAGCCTAACGTTTGAAGTTCTAACGCAGGTTAGTTAAATTACTtggatttctattttattaaactttttctgttacaataagttacataatttGGTTTCCTAATCTAGTCCAATATGCATGACTAAAACTATTTGTAGTTCGTGCATTACAAAAATCTAATGAAACAAATTAAGTATCACGCACAAACCGATTATAAGTCGTTTAATATATTCCGATCTGTCATCCgtatttaatgaaatattgtGGTTGGCACGTGATAGCAAACGTAATTACTGGCAGAAAAATATTCATAAGGAATCGACAACGTTCAAAATCGAATTGTAATATTGTGTAGATATTTTAATGGTACCAACAAACAACCgtcaaataaatgattttgCTTGTTGTGGGAACATTTTCATGACTCATTGGCGTTGGTAATTGGTTCTTTGTTAATTGTGAAAAACACGGTTAGGAAAATGGGATGTTGTGTGctaaagtgtcctatcttacccgacaatattattaaattaaacgaACCGAGTGACATTAATATAGTGCGAACTTGTGAAAGTTAGAATTGCATGCGGGGGTAGGCATCTATCTGTCATGAAGAGATATTATTAATTATCGTGGGAATTGCAACATTGCTGTGTATTGGAATCATGTTGGACGAGTGGGATTCCCTTTGCATAGAGTTAAATGCATCTATTGTGGATTTTAGTGGCTCGAAAACTTTATATACGTCACACAACTCGTATGTCTGACTGAAgatcattaaatatttaataaagcatTGGCATATAGTGGGACGCACGATGTTGTACACCACAGTTTtacatataatttaataaaatatatgtcagTCACTTCTActtaataaaagcaaattaaGCAATCATAACGATATTGATATCTAAcataataaaagaaatttataCCATGATATTACAGTCAAACCGACTATACTTGTACaaagtatattatttaattagtGCCCCGAGCGTTAGCGGTCTTCAGGGAAATTTGTTGACAACGACCTTGAGTCCTTGCTACTAAAACTCCTACTATCCTACAATATAAGTATTTGTATGGACTAAGGTGTCGTATTCATCTACATACACCACCTAACACTGATCAATAACCTACTGTTTGAACAACACGATTCCTATCAACCTGAAGCAATTGTAGAAAGAAAGAAATCAATATGTGTAAATATGGTGACAAGAAGCGTGAACGTGGTTTTGTAATCCTGCAGCATGGAGGTTGCGTGAAGAACTAAATGCACCAAACACCCAATCAATAACCTGCGAATCAATCCGAAAATAGGCTGCTCTGTTTAAACTATGAGGGTACTGACTTAATTATCTCAAAGGTAAACGAACTGTGTGAATGTAAACTTATAACCAGACGTAACGAAAGTAACATTACAAAAACTTGCTGACAAATTAAAACTcggtttaaaactaatttaaatacaaccaCACGCCATCCATCAAGACATATATATGTGAAccacagtttaaaacatttcgtGGCTGTATGATAATGTGATAcacacaataaaacatttttttttcgcCTATTACAACTCAAGAACGGTGATTCACAGAAACGGTTGTCCAGTCGCTTCTAAACAAGGCTATTCTGTACATTGTGCTAGTTAAACTAGTATACTATATTATTACTGGTATGAACA
This window contains:
- the LOC100177777 gene encoding inactive phospholipase C-like protein 2 isoform X1, translated to MEAHSADNNNEPTTSDIQFQLVVKHDETNNIPCCAPGMDIQCLKNRKNKPPNLQLINKHNTTTDELCVGEDDTSSCESSPLVTLRKKVTKTLDAGAAINSPMVKRSSRLDQILEIPDVAAALVHDEGYEMLMQTRRISRGMTDHTSVAGRPQTPKVPPAQFSFDNDTVGGGDSESTSSCESVVTNIVGTPPPNKPLHAYFNETSRVDIGANKSPTNLPLDLIADNTSVSKLFASTHSIDDDAMTNTRKLSQKLSASDSNTSTPKPTPKSSRKFFQRLKSSISRSSSSSSIEGWESLSRALARVGTKSKGNPLTLTSILKTRIESHISDDSVTQDPAVKPSMHKKTVSFSRLPSESCVKNASDCVNLMQVGHQFVKMRSNSRVYNRLYWLDDVSNCLRWEPSKKDSGKARIDVSSIREVRPGKTTELFLSSDISAHFPDECSFSILYADVKTLDLIANSPDDANVWITGLRCLMNGQDMDGLRMRTDHRDSWLGSTFDDADINKDGYLDEQESFKLITSLSDGVRELQVKQKLQEHLQLKGTLKSVLSRDEFIEIFKDVATRPEIYFLLARYSSGDDRLTLDDLHLFLESEQGMTNIDSEYCKSLIHEFEPSLTMKKMSAMGIDGFTRFLMSDRCCVFNPAHNKVCQDMNFPLSHYFIASSHNTYVMEDQVNGPSSVSAYVRALLRCCRCVELDCWDGDNGEPVITHGHTPTNKISFRQVIEAINESAFRNSPYPVILCIENHCSELQQLVMANDLKQIFADKIYTENLAKGSSELPSPESLQRKILIRGKKLPLECDEEVGYVTDEDEGMEVDDQSPASPPIHVDTSSHTSSEGDCKRALVRDLSNLVSICTSVRFSGFATHERIHKCHATSSIHEQEAAKLVENEAGDFVNFTKKFLTRVYPSGVRMDSSNFNPQDFWNCGVQIASLNYQTPGLMMDINDGRFAMNGGCGYVLKPSIMREKLAYFGSEPRDTIPGVAPKILHLRIISGQNFPKPRGGGAKGQVIDPYVLIELFGLPNDCSEQRTRTAPNNSGDSPLFDESFEFRLSLPSLALVRFVVLDDEFIGDEFIGQYTIPFDCLLPGYRHLRLRSIFDEPLENATLFVHVAITDTDNVPSTFTGSTGTPTNSINIRGAGKRSSSGKKTRKSRSKKDGEATTLKEVGLPVVDDIFKAAFSPLRSAMNLVDTQRWSLSHFRETCGMAPFATVKQCIRALSQRLRSDTDLSATNRPKRKHSVAADGERTDDALSKAEMRRRAATADATTARLKRQASDASQSSTESIHTTQQVSIVVRNLRLLLDIRGVAATNETWRKTAVAFESLITDTQAVIDKGVIVSEALSAVYKKAAKIHEDLPSLLERGDSVSDPSVDLPNGSKKQKSNLKKKSSTGGDLQRRMRMNVEENFRWNCSVVRGSCDMLSHYRTEAQTLLDNVWSAAIQYGLANKDENTSNINEVKSEVETNSNGNNNSPSHKPTTPTSPHSTKSSTKGVSAYPVTLL